The following proteins come from a genomic window of Dermacentor albipictus isolate Rhodes 1998 colony chromosome 8, USDA_Dalb.pri_finalv2, whole genome shotgun sequence:
- the LOC135915233 gene encoding uncharacterized protein produces the protein MNVPAMLVPAYPALPDVDLEDEEWEDVEVEEMDPAMANQELEEDFADYLPGEGDMSADMEPVLQQICLFVGTLVITVCSAFAVYKEVYPTLFSFSLMAVVGGEITSLWMPMTWAGPLLALSFVSAAKLYDDEDMAEELAAADEEDTRRPMDRRRG, from the exons ATGAACGTGCCGGCGATGCTGGTTCCGGCATACCCCGCTTTGCCGGACGTTGATCTCGAAGACGAGGAATGGGAAGACGTTGAAGTCGAAGAGATGGACCCCGCAATGGCCAACCAGGAACTCGAGGAAGATTTCGCGGATTATCTGCCGGGCGAAGGCGACATGTCCGCCGATATGGAGCCCGTCCTGCAACAGATCTGCCTCTTCGTAGGGACTCTGGTCATCACCGTCTGCAGCGCGTTCGCcgtttacaaggag GTGTACCCCACGTTATTCAGCTTCTCTCTGATGGCCGTCGTGGGTGGCGAGATTACCTCGCTGTGGATGCCCATGACCTGGGCAGGACCTCTGCTGGCTCTGAGCTTCGTCAGCGCCGCcaagctgtacgacgacgaagaCATGGCCGAAGAACTGGCGGCTGCAGACGAGGAAGACACAAGACGCCCAATGGACCGCAGGAGAGGATAG